A stretch of the Diorhabda sublineata isolate icDioSubl1.1 chromosome 11, icDioSubl1.1, whole genome shotgun sequence genome encodes the following:
- the LOC130450235 gene encoding uncharacterized protein LOC130450235, producing MKAFLVLCFVVLATATTPETSNKKSPEVAEKSKRHSGYFQQSFENFPQGNGGISTGLETSGIVSGGLVSSSSGLDSTGISGQSVLSSAGSYDQSSLSSIGSGFGLSGYHSSGLGYSSGVKSALDTIGTGISSSGLDYSAGLQSTSGSIGSGVSSSDLGISSGVEYTGQSALNSIGSGISSSGLGYSSGAGLYGLGYSSGIGSGISSSNLGYTSSSNLGISSLGSGLSYGSGLNYGSGLSYGSGLNYGSGLSYGSGLNYGSGLNYGSGLNYGTGFGYGLGSSSYGSGYSYPQSQYYSSGPIVANQEVARHTIHNVVNKVKVPVPVPQPYPVTKTIPVPVPYQVKVDKPIPVQVKVNVPVPVEKPYPVQVPHPVPYQVKVKVPYPVEKPYPVQVTRTVTVPVEKPVYVKVPQVVRVPVPQPYPVPVEKKVRVNVPHPVVVKVPQIYKVHHNIETIKKPVVLVQQRVSAPVVTSVSSGVGGLGAGFTSSGQSGVVSSGIYSGTSGLASSDFTSSGITNAGLASSGISSSGLFGSGISSADISSGISTAGLSNFQSTVGGFNGLSSGVDSSGFQTSGSEFFNTGLSGLSGSEVVTSGSAVPCATHHGNVHNIIARKAENKEEKKQ from the exons ATGAAAGCATTTTTG GTACTTTGCTTTGTGGTTTTGGCTACTGCCACTACTCCAGAAACATCTAACAAAAAATCTCCTGAGGTAGCAGAAAAATCTAAGCGCCATAGTGGATACTTCCAACAgtcttttgaaaatttcccaCAAGGTAACGGTGGCATCTCTACTGGACTAGAAACATCCGGTATAGTATCTGGAGGTCTCGTATCTTCATCATCCGGTCTAGATTCAACCGGAATAAGTGGTCAATCAGTCTTATCATCTGCCGGATCATATGATCAATCTTCGCTGAGCTCGATTGGTTCTGGGTTTGGCTTATCTGGATACCACTCATCCGGTTTAGGATATTCTTCTGGAGTTAAATCTGCATTAGATACAATTGGAACCGGAATCTCTTCAAGTGGTTTGGACTATTCTGCTGGATTACAATCAACATCAGGTTCAATTGGATCTGGAGTTTCCTCGTCAGATTTAGGTATCTCTTCTGGAGTTGAATATACCGGTCAATCGGCATTGAACTCAATTGGATCCGGAATCTCTTCATCTGGTCTGGGATATTCCTCTGGAGCTGGATTGTACGGTTTGGGCTATTCTTCTGGAATCGGATCTGgaatttcttcttctaatttgggATATACCTCATCGTCAAACTTGGGCATATCATCCTTGGGTTCAGGATTAAGTTATGGTTCAGGTTTGAATTACGGTTCAGGATTGAGTTATGGTTCAGGTTTGAATTACGGTTCAGGATTGAGTTATGGTTCAGGTTTGAACTATGGTTCAGGTTTGAACTATGGTTCAGGTTTGAACTATGGTACAGGATTTGGTTACGGATTAGGTTCCTCCTCTTATGGGTCAGGATATTCTTACCCCCAATCTCAATACTACAGCTCAGGACCAATTGTAGCTAATCAAGAAGTGGCCAGACACACGATACATAATGTTGTCAATAAAGTCAAAGTACCCGTACCAGTACCACAACCTTACCCGGTTACAAAAACTATTCCAGTACCAGTTCCCTATCAAGTTAAAGTTGATAAACCAATTCCAGTTCAAGTAAAAGTTAATGTGCCAGTACCTGTAGAAAAACCATATCCAGTACAAGTACCCCACCCAGTACCATATCAAGTTAAGGTAAAAGTACCATACCCAGTAGAGAAACCTTATCCAGTACAAGTCACAAGAACCGTAACTGTACCTGTTGAGAAGCCAGTTTACGTGAAAGTTCCTCAAGTTGTAAGAGTACCTGTACCACAACCCTACCCCGTGCCAGTAGAGAAAAAAGTGAGAGTCAATGTTCCTCATCCCGTTGTCGTCAAGGTTCCACAAATATATAAAGTACATCACAACATCGAAACTATCAAGAAACCTGTCGTATTAGTTCAACAACGAGTTTCAGCACCAGTTGTAACATCTGTTTCGTCTGGAGTAGGGGGATTAGGAGCAGGATTCACTTCCTCCGGACAATCTGGAGTTGTATCTTCTGGAATATATTCTGGTACTTCAGGATTAGCGTCTTCTGACTTTACTTCATCAGGTATTACTAATGCTGGCCTTGCTTCTTCCGGTATCTCTTCCTCTGGTCTTTTCGGTTCTGGAATATCATCTGCTGATATTTCTTCCGGAATTTCTACAGCGGGACTCTCAAATTTCCAATCTACTGTAGGAGGATTCAACGGACTATCATCTGGAGTAGACTCTTCGGGATTCCAAACTTCGGGATCTGAATTCTTCAATACCGGTTTGTCTGGATTATCTGGCTCAGAAGTAGTAACTTCTGGTTCAGCTGTACCATGTGCCACGCACCATGGAAATGTTCACAACATCATAGCTCGTAAAGCcgaaaataaagaagaaaagaaacagTAA
- the LOC130450389 gene encoding E3 ubiquitin-protein ligase RNF12-B-like → MNTFLILSCAVLVIAAKETNSGSEKSKRQILEEIVDGFNTPDYYQDTPFYPETFQYYQEQSPYISIEPEYYSQRTVNNVINKIPVPVTQPIPVPIEKTVKVAQPYPVHVEKPIPVKVRVNVPYPVEKPYPVHVPHQVPYPVKVKVPYPVEKPYPVPITKSVPVPIEKPVYVKVPEIVKVPVSQPYPVAVNRKVTVTVPDPMIVKIKNPVYTGNHVSPVVNDVQLPVYNEQTSDWGLPYETYGTWENHNILARSTQNKAAKKA, encoded by the exons ATGAACACATTTTTG attttatcCTGCGCAGTCTTGGTGATCGCTGCTAAAGAAACGAACTCTGGCAGTGAGAAATCAAAACGTCAAATATTGGAGGAAATCGTCGATGGATTCAATACGCCAGATTATTATCAGGATACTCCTTTTTATCCAGAAACATTCCAGTACTATCAAGAACAATCCCCATACATCTCGATAGAACCTGAATATTACTCACAACGTACCgttaataatgtaataaacaaaataccaGTGCCTGTAACGCAACCTATTCCGGTACCTATCGAAAAAACTGTTAAAGTTGCTCAACCGTATCCGGTTCATGTCGAGAAACCCATACCAGTAAAAGTTAGAGTAAACGTACCATACCCAGTCGAAAAGCCTTACCCCGTTCATGTACCCCACCAAGTACCTTACCCTGTAAAAGTTAAAGTGCCGTATCCAGTTGAAAAACCGTATCCAGTACCAATCACTAAAAGCGTACCAGTACCAATTGAAAAACCTGTCTACGTCAAAGTTCCCGAAATCGTTAAAGTACCAGTTTCACAACCCTACCCAGTTGCCGTCAATCGTAAAGTAACTGTTACTGTACCAGACCCAATGAtcgttaaaattaaaaatcctGTCTACACGGGAAACCACGTTTCTCCAGTAGTGAACGATGTACAATTGCCTGTATACAATGAACAAACTTCCGACTGGGGATTACCCTACGAAACTTATGGAACTTGGGAAAATCATAACATATTGGCCCGCAGTACGCAGAATAAGGCAGCAAAGAAAGCTTAA
- the LOC130450238 gene encoding protein PRRC2C-like, with the protein MKLLLVLSFVVLAVASTPDEPKKSEKTKRQSLYYPETLDGVLSSGLTSSGLVSGGLWSSSSGLASTGVIGQTLPSTGLYDQSTLSTIGSGLGSSGYYASGLGYAAGIGSYGQYPVSTIASGLGYSSLGLGYGSGLSYGSGYGLGSTYGLGSTYGLGSTYGLGSTYGLGTTYGSSYSTAPVVTNQELARHTIHNVVNQVKVPVPVPQPYPVTKTVPVPAPYPVKVEKPVPVQVRVNVPVPVEKPYPVHVPHPVPYNVHVKVPYPVEKPYPVQVTRTVTVPVEKPVYVKVPQVVNVPVSQPYPVPVEKRVRVNVPQPVVVKVPEIYKVHHNIETVKKPVVLVQQRVSPPVVTSASGSVVGLGETVQTGLSSGVVSSGLVSSGFPSSDLLSSGVVSTGVSSGLSDFQTVGEYNGLSSGVVSSGSEFLNTGYGYSSSPKFVSSGAVFPNTFGNVHNIVARKADKKDEKKQ; encoded by the exons atgaaattactTCTG GTACTCAGTTTTGTGGTTTTGGCCGTTGCCAGTACCCCTGATGAACCTAAGAAATCAGAAAAAACGAAACGTCAGAGTTTATACTACCCTGAGACTTTAGATGGTGTCTTATCTTCTGGACTGACATCATCTGGCCTAGTATCTGGAGGTCTTTGGTCCTCATCATCCGGACTTGCCTCAACCGGAGTAATTGGACAAACACTCCCATCTACCGGATTATATGATCAATCAACTTTGAGCACAATTGGTTCAGGACTTGGTTCATCAGGATATTATGCATCTGGTTTAGGTTATGCTGCTGGAATTGGATCATATGGTCAATACCCAGTGAGCACTATTGCATCTGGATTAGGCTATTCTTCCTTAGGTTTGGGTTACGGTTCTGGTTTGAGTTATGGTTCCGGTTATGGTTTAGGATCTACTTATGGTTTGGGATCTACCTATGGTTTGGGATCAACTTATGGCTTAGGATCAACTTATGGTCTAGGTACAACTTATGGTTCAAGTTATTCTACCGCACCAGTTGTAACAAATCAAGAATTGGCTCGTCACACCATACACAATGTTGTGAACCAAGTTAAAGTACCAGTACCAGTACCACAACCCTACCCGGTTACAAAAACCGTTCCAGTACCAGCCCCTTACCCAGTTAAAGTTGAAAAACCAGTACCAGTTCAAGTGAGAGTAAATGTCCCAGTACCCGTTGAAAAGCCATATCCCGTACATGTACCTCACCCAGTGCCATATAATGTTCATGTTAAAGTACCATACCCAGTAGAGAAGCCTTACCCAGTACAAGTAACAAGAACCGTAACTGTACCTGTTGAAAAGCCAGTCTACGTGAAAGTTCCTCAAGTTGTAAATGTACCTGTATCACAACCCTACCCTGTTCCAGTGGAAAAGAGAGTAAGAGTCAATGTTCCTCAACCAGTTGTCGTGAAGGTTCCAGAAATATATAAAGTACATCACAACATCGAAACTGTCAAGAAACCTGTCGTATTGGTTCAGCAACGAGTTTCACCACCGGTAGTTACATCTGCTTCCGGTTCAGTAGTAGGATTAGGAGAAACTGTACAAACAGGCCTTTCTTCTGGAGTAGTATCCTCTGGCCTCGTCTCTTCCGGTTTCCCTTCCTCTGATCTCCTTTCTTCTGGTGTAGTATCTACAGGTGTATCTTCAGGTCTTTCAGATTTCCAAACTGTAGGAGAATACAACGGACTATCATCTGGAGTCGTGTCATCGGGATCTGAATTTTTGAATACCGGATATGGATACTCCAGCTCTCCAAAATTCGTTTCATCTGGTGCAGTTTTCCCAAACACATTTGGAAATGTTCACAACATCGTAGCACGTAAAGCCGACAAAAAAGAcgaaaagaaacaataa